Part of the Musa acuminata AAA Group cultivar baxijiao chromosome BXJ2-7, Cavendish_Baxijiao_AAA, whole genome shotgun sequence genome is shown below.
TTGAGTAAGAACAGACTGAGAGTGTCTTTCGTGGATTGAAAACTTGTTTTCAACACTTCTGAGGTCTTAAAAGTCTGATGATGACAGATGGCTTAATGGATTATACCACCACAAACCTCCAGCATGTATGCTCCATGTAGAGTATTCTGCGATGTACAGATACAATGAACTTCGTGAaccatttttaatatttttgttataGACTACAGACAAGGGGAAAATTCATACATGAAAAATACAAATACAAGACAGCTACATTATCCCATAGCAAAATGCTGCAGTTAAGACCAGTTTAACAGAAAATTAAGCAAATACTTACTATTAATGGAAAAACTGGAGGGTAAAAGCCATACATGACTAAAAATTATCTAACAGCATGAACATAATATATGACTAACCATCAGAGAGGACAAAAGGAGGAAATTTGTTGTTTAGAATCCTGCAATATCCCACCATATATGTTTAGTTTTCTAAAAAGCACATAGGACAAAATAAAGAGAGACTGGAAGCCACATTTCCCTATTTCTGCAACCTTTGTATGATTGATCCCATAAAAGCAATTTTGGGGCCCCAAATTTTGTGGGAAAATAGGCAGTGGGAAAACATCTCCTATAAAACGCCCATCTTAGGCTGCTCATATGTTTCTGAATCATATTTCCACTGGGATGTTCAACAAAGCCCATACTGGATTTCACATATACCATCAGATACAATTTAAGCAGCATAGGCCCACTGGAAAATAGCCAGGCATCTTGATGTTTTGAAGGATAAACTTTCACCAACTTTGAGCAAACTGACCTTTCTTAGATATGTCCTCTGCCTGTCACCTCATGagatttttaaaagaaaaattatggTCAGATGTTACAGTGATTACATGGAGTCAAAGGAAAACCAATTGCAGTTGCATAAATGCAGCTTATATTACACTTCAAAAGTTTAATACTGAGAACCTTTTAATTTCAGGAGAGGTCCCTGCTTCTAAAAGACAAATTCAAAAAGTTAAAATTTGGAAAGGCAAGACATGGAATAAAATTGAAACTGTGCCTTGAATATCATAGTTTATTCAGAATCCGGTCAATTACACTTAAAATACAATTTAGTTcacacatgtatacatatatggcaTACTATTTTCACTATTTGATAGCATAAAAAAAGCTACAAACCTGTAGAGAGAACAAAATTATTCACCACAGGGGTTGTTCCCTTATGTTTGAGCTTAGCTTAAATCAAGTATACCTAAATTAGATATTTTCCATTACCAAGCAGCTTTTTTCAGGCTTGTGTATAGGAATTGGAATGCTTTAGACCCATTCTATACTCACAATTTAAGCTTGCTTAACTATAACCTAAACAAAATACTCCTAACATTGGCAAGTTGTTTTCTCTAAACCAGTTCATAATTGTTTTCATACCTCTACTCCATTGCAAACCCATTTCCAAACAGATGATTTTGACCAGCAAAgtcattttttatattaaaactgGACATATTTAATCTCTTAAGCTCTCTATGGTACATTTACATAAATTACACACTTATTTTGAATGGCACAAGCTAACCTTTGGATATACATCTGCAAATGCAGTATACTATGAAAAATTGAAGCAATAGATCAAAAAAGGGTCAGCTTTCCATCCATAAATTTGATGGAAAATGATATGTCACTTTAAGTGACCCGATCATACTTAATTGCATTTGGAAAGCAAGAAAGATAATGGTTCTATGAATTCATATCAATTATTTCGCAAACTTAACAAGTTCTTTGCAACTACACTATGTTTCCTTGATAGCTGCCTAAAGACCGAGAAAATTCATAGAATTTAGTTCATGAAGATCCACACAATGTCACTCAAAAGATCTTTCTGCTCACACTAAAAATCCAACATTTAATCATTTTTCCTGACAACTCAACATTACATTAATTAATGTTACCTCAGGTATGGGACTAACAAATTGAGCAACAAAATTGGATTTCCCAAAGACCttgctgtgtgtgtgtgtataatctCGATATATCGTCGATTCTAGTCCAAAACTTAATTTGTTTTGCTATCTTGTGTCTATCAAACAGTAAGAATGAAGAAAGTAAGTAAAAAGAAAGACAGATGATCTAATTAACCCACTGATTATTTTGCAAAAGCTTTAGCTCCTCCTCCTGCGGTCAGCTGCGAAATGGGAGAGCGGGACGAGCTCTGACAATGGTGTTGAGATTGGAGTAGACACCGGCGTGGGCAATGGCGACGTCCGGCAGACCGGGCAGGACGCGTTGAGCCGGAGCCAGACATCGATGCAGAGGAGGTGGAAGTAGTGGTGGCAGTCGGGCATCATCCGGAGCATCTCCCCCTCCCGGTACTCGCAAAGGCAGATCGAGCAGACGGTATCCCCACCCTTGGCCGCCGAGAACGGGAACTTAGGGTACGAGCTGATGGCCGCCTGATCGAGCCCCGATGCCCGGCCGCCGCCCTCGCTGTCCTCGCCGTCGTCGTCCTCGGCGACGAAGATGATGTGTCGCTGGAGGACGCCTTCGGCGGGGATCGGGCCCGGGGCGGAACCGGGGTTCTGGGGTCGTCGGCGGCAGCAGATGTAGGAGACGACGAGAAGAGCGGAGAGGAGGCCGAGGGAGACGGCAATAGCGAAGGAGAAACTGAGGGTCGTGAAGagggaagaggacgaggaggaggaggcggcgccgCCGGGGGAGGCGTGAGTGGACATGTTGCGGCGGAGAGGAGCGGCAGTGGCATtgtggagaggagaggagagggaagGGGAGGGAAGGGGGAAGGAAGGGTTAGCCTTTTTGGGGGGAGGTGGGTGGGTCTGCTCAGGAACTGCATTGAATGGGAAGTGAGACGGAGAGAGAAAGTGAGGAGCATTGCATCAAATAGGTGGTGGACAAAATTTTAGACCGTCCACGGAAAAGGTGCCCAAGTGGAAGAAAGCAAACACTGGAGCTGCAGCGACAAAACTGGTGATCGACGAACAACAATACCCAACTCCAATCGATTTGTGCTTCGCTTTCAACCTAAATATAAACGATCGCAACGCACGCCTGCAAGCAGTGTTGTCAACCATCCAtcgttcctcctcctcttcccttcttcttcttcttctgcgagGTTGAATCTACCGGGGCATTACGATCGCCACTCATGACCCGATAAGGCGGCCCATCCAACGCCACTGCAACCACCGGCTGTAGATCGAGTATGTCTCCGATCACGAACACGAAACTGTGGTTCCGGGTGGGGGTCTCGCGGCCGGGGATCGCCGACCCGCTTGCGGTCGTGACCGGAGATGACGCGTCGAGTGACCGAACCCAAAGGCTTGGATATAAATATAAAACGAGACATGACGCATAGTGGCATACTTCGAATTGGGAGGTTGGAATTGGCAGTGAGTCGATCGATTGGAGTTGGGGGAAAAATGAGAATTATATGTGAAATTTAGATATGAGAGCTTGTGATCGATTCATATAATTCAAGAGTAGAATTGGATTTGGTCGGATCAGAAACAATTATCTCCAGTGTGTGTTTAATGTCGTTGTTGATTGGGCGGGCTTTCTCGGAGAGcacaacaaaagagagagagaggaccacaTGTTGGTTTTACATTATAATGTTCTAAGCGATCATTGGGTCCTATCGATCAAAGTGCCATCGGAGCGACATCTCAATGAGTCCTTACCATGCCTCTGCCACCTTCATCGACCCTAATCCTCATCCAAAAGCTTATCAGACCAAATTCTTGATCCAAATAATtgttgttttgttgttgttgttgatttttttttttcataaagatATATATTAGACTTATGTTTAGATGAATAACATTTGAATGGTGCTAATCTTTGGAGGAGAAGATGGAAGTTAAAAGAGTGTGACCCTTGACTAACCTTCCACCATCATATTGAGATCACTGGTGTCTTTAATCTCCCTGTATCCAATTAAAGCCTTGGCCAACTCACTTGGCTATGGATAGTGATGTGACTGATGTACATGAACCTGATTTCGGCAGCAAAATCTTTTCTCTCCACCAATGGCTTCCACTactcatttattataattatgtttCTCACAACACCCATCTCATCCCATCCCATCATATATATCATTTAGGGACAATACTTAATACGTGGACACTACACAATAAAATAGAGCTAGATGTGCCACATCATCACCAATCATAACAAAAATTACTTTTGACATCTGAATTAATTATTTTGATACATagccttcccttttcctttcctctAGTTAtcatcattttgataaaattattcgataaattatatatattattcgatatatatatatatatatatatatatataattactgtTATCTGTGCTTTATGTTGATTCAGGTTGGGGAGTATAACTTTATTTTTTGTTGGGAGGAACGTCGCACCCACTTATCTCGGAACTGTCGCATGAGCTTTCATATCGTACTGGGCAAACATGTTTAATGTATTCTAAGATGATACAAGTCATTGCTGCAATGATGTTGTAGTGTGACTTGGATCTTGGAAACTGAGTCATGGATGGCCTTGTTTTTTAGGAGAGCCACAGTCTTCCATGATCCATATTTCTTATTCCCGGCCTGAGGACACACTTCAGACATCCCTAACTCTCCACGGGAACTGAGTGAAGCATGACCGGTGTAGTGGTGTGGCCACCACTTGATGAGTTCCCCTGTAGTAACACAGTGTCAAGAGTACCACTTTGGAAGGTGAGAGGCCACAACAGAGCCAATGAGAAAGCACGTTTACTTTGGCCACAAGATTTAGTGGCAGAAGCAGTTGTTCTTGCTTTGATGAACACTAAAACTGTGTCTGCACTGCCCCCATTGTCCGGCAACATGATGGTGAGTCCAAGGGAAGGTCACAGAGCTCATGACCTCCTCTGCATCCCATCCCTTTGGTTTCACCCTGTGCTGGCTGCCCGTTCCAAGGAGAAGAGATGCAGGAGGAGGGCTGAGAACACACTTTGGAATGACTTCCATCATATACAAGTGCCTCATTCACAGGGTGAAGGAATGATGTGTGTTTAAGAATACTTCAGTTCCTAATTTCTGGAACCAATATTTGGTGCCCTATGATAATAATATGACTCAAGAATTTTTATCATCAAATTAGGATTTTCGGACAACAAATGGTTGGATTGATTTGTATACATGATGTCAAATTTCTAAATTTTATTCCCTAAACCTATTTCTGAATGTTTATGGGTTTGAAATCTTGTTTGATAATATTTTTGtatcaaaaaaattaaacaagCGACGATGATTCATTATCTCATCTATTAATTTTCAAAGATAAATATCTTCGAATATTGATATCAAAACCATTAATCGGGAGGTAAATGTTGATTGGATTGTTCATAGTTCAGTGTTTCTTAGTATATCTATATCGAATCTGATTAGATACGACATCGGTATCATgagatattttaatttattaaggAATATACGATACGAAGTAGGTATTAAATTGCTTACATTCAAATATCGGAGTCATGATgagtattgaattatttatataaccaaatattcatatttaatttatttaccaTTTTTGTTgccttttattattatatttaaattttaataggAATTTTTTCTACGAAAGAAACatcgataatatatatatatatcttttgtatATGGAATTTGTGTAACTAATATCAATTTGTAATTCGTAGCCAAAGTTAAAACcgcatataaatatatttttcaaaatataatCATCATGTTAAGTAGGTCGAAtagataaaaatacaaaaaaaaaaaaaattactcaaGTTAGAATctggaaatatattttttatttatactcAAGTTAGAATCCTCTAAAGGAGTACCTAAATCCAACATAAGTGGATTGGACAGACACAATACCTGAAACAAGTGATCCATTGCAATCCCTATTCATGTCTTGATGAACCATGCCAAGGACAATCAACACCATCTAATGAGTACAAGCACAGCATTGTTGTTCTGAGTTAGGTAAAGGTGGACCATGGTGTCTCCACCAACTATAAGAGGAACCCAATCCAACCAAGAACCATCACCaaccttttcctctctctctctctctctctctctctctataggaGGTGAGGGGAGGTAAAAGGTAGGATAAAGGGGAAAGGTCCAATCTCCTCACCACTGTGTGCCAAAAAACACTTGGGGCCTCTCCTTTCTCCGTATCCTCCCCTACTCTAAAGAAAGGATGGGGAATACATGGCACAAAAGACATGATGGGCCAAAGCTCAAAGTGGTGGGGGTGAGGAAGGTGGCCATCATTTCCTCGAGTGAGTCCAAACAAGCTTAGCCTTCAATCCTTTCTCTCCCCTCAGCAGGTATTTATATCCAGTGGCGCACACAAGACATCATCGCCAACATCTCCACACCACTATTTCCACCATTCCCAGCTTCCCCTCATCACCCATCCTTTACTTTTTAACTCCTTGTAGCTTGTCGAAGGCAAGCCAAGCCTACTGTTATATCTATCTCCTTGCATGTCCCTCCACTCCATCAACCTTGAGGAGGCAGAGGTGCTTCTCTCTGATGCTGCAAATCTTGAAGAAGAATACATATTAGAGGGCAACAAACATGTCTCTTTCATACTAAGAGAAAGAACCAAGCACATAAAGTTTTGGATCTGGCTGTCTCTTCTTGTCTAATCTTCTTCTGATAAGGTACagcatttattttatttatttattattattttttggtatcatcATGGTCATGATTAGCATCATTTTGTTTTCACTGTCATCAATTGCATTATTGCTATTATTTCTCCATTTTTTTGATTGCTGAGGctatttatttatgttttcctTTTGTTATTAGTCCTTACGGATTACAGTGATTAGATGTGACAAGACCAGCATTTCATAGTATCATGGGATATTGGCTTGTCGAGTGTTCGCCTACCTGTAATGCTTTGGCACATTTCCAAGGCCTGTTGTTGGTTCTTCGTGATTTGAGTCTGCTAATGTGTTTGATTTTGTCTCATCTGAGCTATCTTTCGGAGGTGGCCAAAACCAATCTCGATCTCGTGCAGCTGCCAGAGTTGGATCCGTATCTCTGGTTTGCCGATTATGTAGATTTGATTCTTCTTCTGGTAATCGTTCCCTCAGGTTCTTCCGTTCTGCTTCATGGAAGGTGAGGCATCCCGGGAATCATGTCCTGCTTCCTTCCACCGAACCGAGCTTGCTGGATTGAGAGCGATTCCTGAGGACACTAGTGGTTGCCGAGAAGGAAGCACATTAGTCTCGCTGGACGCCGTCTTGCCTGATGACCTACTGGAGAAGGTCTTCTCCTTCTTGCCCATCGTCAGCATCATCAGGTCGGGCTGTGTGTGCAAAAGATGGCACGAAGCTGTACATGCCGGGAGACGTTCGTGGATTGCCATGTCGCCGCAGAGGCCATGGTACTTCATGTTCACCTGCAGCGACGACGTGGTTGGTGGCTACGCCTACGACCCCAGCCTCCGGAAGTGGTACGGCTTCCGATTCCCCTGCATCGAGAACAGCAACTGGTCCACTTCATCCTCCTGCGGGCTGGTCTGCCTGATGGATGGCGAGAACAGGAGCCGGGTGTTCGTCTGCAACCCGATCACCAAGGACTGGAAGAGGCTGCAGGATGCGCCCGGTGGTGAGTTCCCTGACTACACCGCACTCGCCATGTCCGTGGACAGGAGGTCTCACGGCTACGTGGTCGCGGTGGCAAAGTGCAAGCAGGTGCCGCAGGACTACTACCAGTGGGACTTCTCGATCCACATCTACGAGTCGGAGACTAGGACATGGGTGACCGCTATCAGAGAAGTACTGGTTGGATGGAGGGGAGGGGATGAGTGCGTGATCTGCGATGGAGTCCTCTACTCCTTGATCTACCCCACAGGTGTTCTGGGAAATGCCGAGTCCAGACACTGCCTGGTTATGTATGATCTCTCCACGAGGTCTTCTCGCACGCCGCTCATGCGCATGGCCATCCCTGTCCCATGTTCGCTGACCTGCGGACGGCTGATGAACCTCCGGGAGAGGCTGGTCATGGTCGGTGGGATCGGGAAACACGACCGGCCGGGCATCATCAAGGGGATCGGCATCTGGGAACTTCACAAGGAGGCATGGCGAGAGGTTGCTCGGATGCCCCACAAGTTCTTCCAGGGGTTCGGTGAGTTGGACGATGTCTT
Proteins encoded:
- the LOC135616998 gene encoding F-box/kelch-repeat protein At3g61590-like; protein product: MEGEASRESCPASFHRTELAGLRAIPEDTSGCREGSTLVSLDAVLPDDLLEKVFSFLPIVSIIRSGCVCKRWHEAVHAGRRSWIAMSPQRPWYFMFTCSDDVVGGYAYDPSLRKWYGFRFPCIENSNWSTSSSCGLVCLMDGENRSRVFVCNPITKDWKRLQDAPGGEFPDYTALAMSVDRRSHGYVVAVAKCKQVPQDYYQWDFSIHIYESETRTWVTAIREVLVGWRGGDECVICDGVLYSLIYPTGVLGNAESRHCLVMYDLSTRSSRTPLMRMAIPVPCSLTCGRLMNLRERLVMVGGIGKHDRPGIIKGIGIWELHKEAWREVARMPHKFFQGFGELDDVFASSGTDDLIYIQSFGSPALLTFDMSLKQWRWSAKSPVTKRFPLQLFTGFCFEPRLEITC
- the LOC103991344 gene encoding RING-H2 finger protein ATL67, with amino-acid sequence MSTHASPGGAASSSSSSSLFTTLSFSFAIAVSLGLLSALLVVSYICCRRRPQNPGSAPGPIPAEGVLQRHIIFVAEDDDGEDSEGGGRASGLDQAAISSYPKFPFSAAKGGDTVCSICLCEYREGEMLRMMPDCHHYFHLLCIDVWLRLNASCPVCRTSPLPTPVSTPISTPLSELVPLSHFAADRRRRS